DNA from Malus sylvestris chromosome 11, drMalSylv7.2, whole genome shotgun sequence:
TTGATGCAAGTAAAAGGTACACAACTTCACAGTTAACAGTAACAAGTAACCAAATGCACATGTTCAATCCAACCTCGACGCAAAGCTTGCCTGGTGCGTGGAGCAATGCAACACCTACGATGTCTGCATTCCAAGAACCATGTTGCTGAAAATGTTTCGCCTCTTCATATTTTATGTCTCGCCCGACACCAAGACCATCTGCTCTTCGGATTTCTCTGCTGTCTTCCATCCTTCGCAGCCAAAAATGGACAGACTTAAAGCCTGCCTCTTCTAAGTAGTCTTTGATCTCGGGCAGTGACCATCTGttcttcagatttccctaattGTCTCCAAATGATTCAGAAGTTACCAGGAACAGGATATACTTATCAATACTTCATAACGAAGCCTACactcaatattttttttcatgataTAGAATACATTAAAACTGCAAAAATATGACTTACAGCCTCCAGCTGCATGAAAATGCATGTCGACAATGAATTGAAGTTTTGTACCGTAAAATTGGTAAATGTCCTTTGAAGCCTTATCTTGCAATCCGAGGATGTACCGCCATACAAATCCATTACAAATATCCCACCTTTCTTTGACAAGGCATCAAGAACATGCTTGATATACAGAACCAGTTCAGCACGTTGATTGAGACAACAGCTGTAGTTAAAAGCACACACAATCCTCTAGCAGGCAACAGATGGTTTCTCAAGGACTTCTCATGATGTGAGGAAGAAGAGTCCTCTTCAAGAGTAGATTTCAATCCACCACTCTCCAAACCATCTCTGTTCACAGTGAGTGAAATGTTTCTCCTCTGCTTCTCGGCTCAAACTTAATTAGTTTGGCCTCAAAAGGTTGCAAGACATTCCCGTGAAAGAGGGACATTCTGCAATGTCCATCGACCGCAGCTTTATTTATGTCATTCTCCATGCACCAATTTAGCGCTTCCGGGTCCAAATGCAACCCTAAAGCAGTCCTTTCCGGGTCAGTATGGAGATCTGTACTGTCAAACACAGAGTGAGTTTTAGGTCTTTAAGACAGTCTGACAGAGAACATAGACTTTTTACATATGAAACTGGCCAATTTGCTCTCTACAGTGCGGATAGATACCTTAACAATAATAGAATATGAATCTGGCCACAAGACACCGCTCTAGTTATTTATAACAGTTGGAAGAATTTTGAACATGTACATATATTTGACCCTGTGAACATATCAACCAGGTTGTAAAATCACCATCTCTTCTTTTAAGTTTCAACTGATCTGCGTTAACTCATTAGCACTAAATCTCCTTATATGGCAACAGGGGAGCTGTGGATCGAATTACCAACCCCTACAGCTTTCGATATTACAACTAACCATGCATAATATTACTGGACATGATGTTTTTATAAACAAACAGTCTTAATGAAAACCTAGTGGCAGCACGTCCTCAACAAAAGACACCAAAATGGAAACAATAAAGCTTCCAGTTAGAATGCAAATATGCGATAACTAGTTTAAAACCTCTGTTCAGATATGTCAATAAAAAGGATAGTAATGTACCTAAGAAGGGCAGTGCCGCGGAAACCTTCTCACAGATGAAGAGGTAACCACCCAGAGTCCCACCCACAAACATCAAAACGAACTTCTGCAAATAGCTTGTCTCCTTTCGGCGACTGCATATAATCTTTTTGGTCAATAAATTAGCTTGTCTTGTCAATTATTTTACTCCACATCTACACCTCATCTACACCGCATCTACCTTGTCTTGTCAATTTGCTAACTAGTTTGCCAACCAATCCATTTAGAAGCAAAGCATGGAAGGAAAAATTTGCTATCCAATTTGCACTTTTTTGTTTGGGATTTCACTAATACAAGGATGGTGCATTTTTGAAGATATGAAACCCTAAAAGAATGGGGTAAGTCTCGTCCCTTTTGGCGCCTAGTCTTGAAGAGAATCTCAAGGCCAACATGCTAATGCCGACTGGGTTTACAGCAACGTGTggtaaaaatttgatttttgacGTGGTACAATACTGGGTATGTTccaatttttgttttagttcAATTGCagaaatttcacaaaattttcccaATGTGTGCACACGACATGCATATGTTGTGTAGGTTGTGTAAATAAGGTTTGCATGTGTTGCGCATGGCATATTATACGATATTTCAAGgtgatatgcatattatgtaaATTTAATGTGCATTTTGTGTGCATATAACAAGAATACATAGTACGCATGTTTATTATCATAAAATACTTGGCTAATACAACAATAAAATGCCATGTAATCCCATTATGGTTGACGCGATTCCTTTCCTTCACTAGTCGACGAGAATCCTCAAAGTCCTTGTTGCGTTCCTCCTTCATTTGGGCATTTCCCTCCCGAGAACGCTCGTACGACTCAATATGACCCCGACGCTTCTggaacaattcaaaatttaggaATGTGATCTTTtctccagacgtgtcagcattcGTTTTCTGCTTGCTTGCACGGTAAAACGCTTCGTTGGCTTCACCATTGAGGTCCATAAGCTCTTTTTCTGCCTTCATTAGCTTGTAGTTCCTATACTCGGCAACTCCCGTCTCATAGTTGAGTCTCTTGCAGACCTGATCTATACTTTTTAGCCGCACCTCAGAGTCCACAGAGCTAAACGATGACGTAGGATTTGGCTTCGGCGACCGCGGAAGTGGAGGAAGTTCCATGTGTGTACCACCCATGGAACTCCGCAGTTTCATGCTGGAATTTGGACATGTTTGTGTTCGCAATTGTTTTGGCTATTTGATAAGTCTAATTTTTTAGGAGGGTTAATGGTTATTGCAACTATGTGTGAGAAGCATATTTATATACAAGTCTACCATAATGAGGATGAAATCAGTTGGGTAAAAGAGGGACTGTGTTGGAAGTGTTTATGTGGTGAGGATGTGATGCATGTGACCTTGAAAAATTGTAAGAATCCCCACTAGTACTTTTTTGTCCCCTCACTCAGAAGATGATTCCAAATGTTGTTACTTCATTTCCAACATAAAGGTTAGTGTGTTATCAAATCTCATACCCCCTACATCGTGATGTGCATGGGTTGATCCAGACATATCTAACTATTTTGTTCAACAACACATGGGTTCGAAACTTGGAGGTCTttacatctttttctttttatttttttatttctaaaccCATTGGTATGGTTTCAACTCATCGTTTGAACTTTGAAGGaccttttgaaacccaaaatccAACACCTTGTATATTCTGATAACAATATACAAGGACAGGGCAAATCATATGGAGATGACAAAATTGCATGTCATGTGCATATTAtgtgcatatcatgtgcatgtcaTCTGCATATCATGTACAATTTCTTTCATATTGAACTAAGACTTGTAATTCACAAACATTTTCAAACAAACATTGATTCCAAATCAAATTCACAAAAATTTGCAAGTTCataacaaaattaacaaatattGAGCATTTTGTAACAACCCCACAAAGCCAAATCTACCAACACAACTCCATAAATCTTCAATACCATtgacaaaattaaaatgaaaaactCTAAGATTGAAACCCTAAAATCTAACATAATAAAACCCATAAACAAATAAAGATTTCTAGAACACATTTTGAGCTCTCTCTTCCTCATACCTCTTTTGATCCATATTTCTTCATTATTCCTTTGCTTCACGTGGTAGGATAGATTAAGGGCTTAATTAAATTGGAGATTATCTACTTCCTTCCGTAGATAAAGAAGTTCATCTTGTGCCTCTTTAGGTAATCAGTAGGTGTTCTCTCGAATTGTTCCAAGTTTTCTACAGCTTCTATTGCAGCTAAATTGGCATGTCATTGTTTCTGTTTTGTAACATTAATGAAACTATTAAGCCCAATTAGCCTAGGGCCTTTGTGATTATTCACGGGTTCTATGTGCTGTTCCCCTGCATGAGGAGGCTCTAAACTCCTGAGATTTCTCGGATGCCTAGTTCATCATACAATTTGCATCTCTAAACAACCAATTACACCATCACCCAATCactgaaattcaaaattcaacgACCATCTGATTCTTTTCATAGATTACAGCAACCCTAATTCACTGGATTACTGATTAAACACATAAACCACATAAAACTGCCACACTTTAATACGTCAGACAAACCGAAATCCGCCAAACCTTTGCTGTGTACAAATATAGTCAGATTAAGAGGGGGAGAAATGATAtccttaaaaataatttattttctaaaagaATTACCACTATTTTTTAGTTTGCTCCTAAATTCCAAGCATGTAGCACACAATTAGAGCAGTAAACAACCTCCACTTTTCTTAGCACCAAAACGTAATCGACTTACACATTCAAACTATCGAAACTAATTCCTGGAAAAGGTACAGTATCGATTTCCTgcatttttattacaaaattaccaaaacataaacaaattgAGCTTCATATAATCATTGTCAAACGTATAAATGCAAATTTAGATTACCTGAGGAGGAAGAGTCGGTTAATTTTGGGAAACCCACCAAAAATTACCTTAAAAAAATGGCACCAAAAACCCATTAAGCCCCACAAAACCAAGGAAAACACAGAAAATCTGAGAGAGAGTATCAGAGAAAATGCTTACCAGATCGTCCTTGATGGTTAGGGATTTTTGGGGTTTGTGGGTTTTTAGATCTAAAAATAAACAGAAATTGAATAAAGAGTGGGAAATCCAagcatttatttttttggattgCCGGTTTTAGATGAAGGAggttgtattcaattgagaatttgagagattctaatggatttataaatccatggatttttatagagtttaattgatttgtagagattccatgtaaaattttgattcaattccctcaaaatctcTTGGGGGGAGGTCagatttgtggatgctcaaaatacactacgaaatctctccaattccctttaattcctcaactttatcaaattctttaaaatcaaattctaattgaatacacctggaattttataaacttctttaaaattctaattgaatacacccggatttctaaggattttcataaactatcttaaaattctgattgaatacacattgaatttcagagaatcttctgattgaatacccctagattcattaaaagaattaaaatccttcaaaatcctaattgaatacaccccccgaAGAGTGGGGAAAtcctcaccaattttctcttttttatgCTCTGTCAGGATCGAGAACGTGGGATAAAGGGCTGGTCCATCTCCGTTCTGTAAACCACTGCAACTGCTGTTCTGAACCTGCGATAGATAGAGTTCTTGTGATGCACATTATTACGTTTTAAACCCTGTTTTCTTAGACAGTTATTCATTCCTTTTGTGTATGAAGTGAGGGTACATTAGGGGTTTTCGAATGTTTCACCGTTTTGGGCTCTAGCTTTATCTCTACTAGTCTCTTGCCACGTCCATACGCACGTGGCAATTGACCTTTTTATACtttgtttatttaaataattaatttacatattttaaaaaaattattttttttaaaaagaaatgaaTTAATGACTTGAATAGATACACCAAACTGAGGttctcactttatatatatatatatatatatatactagccTCTCTGCACTAGCGTGCGTGCGAGAGACATTTTTGCATCACAGGCACTACGAGCCCCTAAATATGTAttgtgttagtttttttttccattgtaaTTGTCAATGTATATATTTCAGAAAATATGATACCAAGTATGGAGTTGAGGGTTGAAATCTGGAAGATGGCTGCACATAACTGGAAGTAATAAATTTGAAGTTGTTGACCTGGATATTCTCTCACGCATAGCAGTGCCTATCACGGTATTCTCTAACATTACCTTTGCAAGCATGAAGCATGTACAATATaacttattttccttttccctGTATTTTAAAATCAATTAACTTGGGAATTTATTACTTGGGAAAGCTCATAATGTTTTCATTGCAAAGGATCACGATGATGTGAAGACCTCAATGTATTGTTGTAGAGGACAAAACACATACTCATACTCATGAGTTATTCTCTTTGTTTGCTGAAGGACTCCGTTAATAAGGGAAAAGATTTTTTACCAAAATGTAGAACAAAGGTGAAATAAAATGTGGGAGAGCAGtaaaatattatgtttgtggtgCTTTTTGTACTTGGGGTAGGGgatgaattttattttgtattttgttttatttattttttaatgcaaATTCGGATTTAGTGGTAACTGATGTTGTAGTTGATTTTTCAGTGGAGTTGTGTTGTGGATTGTGGGAAACAAACTAAACTTCCATGTTATGTGCAAAGACCATGATCATAGTTTGGTTTGATGGGATCCAAGTGGCAGGAAACATATATGAAGCCTTTAGCGTCTATCCGAATTTTTAATATATAGATCTAAGCAACATAAATTATACAGTGAAATCTCACGCAACTGGGGAGAAAATGAAACCGATTACAAACGTAAAAATGAAGTCAACCTTCTTATAATTaagatttataatatgaacattCACAACCCAAaatacacaaaattataacaatcATGTAAGAATAGATATTGAATAGACGACAAAAATGATTACCTAAGGCATAAGTGCTTTGGGCAAAATGGGGATTGTGAAATTAATTGAAGATTAAGAATGTTTTTGGCCGTGATGTTTGTATGTTTACTCAATACATAGAGTAAGGAGAAATATCATGTCTTGAACCAGTACTCAACCTAAGGCAAtactcaacataaagcaatactcggCTAGAGGTGTCACACGTTACGAGACTGCTCAGCTGGAGGCAATGCTCGttacgaggctgctcggctagaggctatgctcgcggcgaggcgttTGCTTGGCTAGAGGCGATGCTCGTTGTGAGGcggctcggctagaggctatgctcgctaCGAGGCGGCTCGACTCGTGGTATTCCTGATtgcaagtatctactttatgtcaatatgcactcagtatgagttgattctcgacatgaCTCGGGTCTGCTTGTTGGGTTCGCATATTGGGTCTATGTGTCGAATCCGCAGATCGGGTCTTTGAGTCGGGGCCATACGTAGGGTCATTGAGTTGGGGCTATCTGTAGGGTCATCGAGTTGGGTCCAGGCACATAGGTGTCCTAATAAGCGAATGTCCGAGCAAGTGGGTGTCCGGTCAGACAAAAGATCATCATGAGCATGTGGCTCAtcagtctataagttggtaaacttctttaatcagcaacaatgttgatcagtggatctaGTTACTCAATAATTCCTaacaataaatgacagtataagtacgaccgtataatgaatacatcaaattgacaaagtttgtcaaggcaaaatattgtactatgtgccttctataaataaataatttattcagtcGTGTGGTAAATCATATGTTGTATAAGTGaacaatatattaggtattgcctaaatgtgtgtatatatatataatcatgaataaatgatttattcagttGTTTGATAAAGCACATGTTGTACAAGTGACATAGTTTAAAGGCAGTCACAATATTCTAGGCCATGAATAAATATTGCACATGTACTTGGGTTAAATATGTGTCACTAGGTGATGAataatacatatacatatatatatatatatataatatttttgttCAAGTTGTTGATATCCAATTTGGTAAAACTTGTAACATGTTATGAGAAATAGTCATGTGATAAACCATTAATAAGATACAAAGACTAATGATATTATAAGAGAATTAAGCAGCGCGTGAACAACTAGTATGTAGCCTATAATGCTGTTCCTAGTGTGTGTGATATAAAGACATTGTGCGAACTAGCCTGTATATTTTCGACTGCCAACTCACATCCACTTTcagcaaataaaataaaaaataaaaaataaagacatCATCATGCTGTTTGTGGGGAAGGTTTAAAGCAAAAGTTGGGATGTATTCACTTTAAGTAAAGATACATGGAGGTAAACTCCACTTTACAACTCCtttgtgtttttattattttctttgtccCAACATCATGATTGATTCCAAcctttcaattttattattccATTAGCAATAGTAAAAGCTTTAGTGAAGTGTCAGCAATCATgtaataaatattataaaataataatgagatatTAAATAAACAGAAATGATTTGTAGAAGATGAAGTGCTTATCTTCTCTGATGGATGGTTGTCGGAGACGACACCTTTCCTGCTGAGATAATGAAGCTCCACCATAAGCAACAACAATCTTCACCTGCCTGTTCGGCCTCTCGACGTCACGAGCTCCAACCCAATATCTAGTTCGTAGTGAACTGTGCATAGAGGCCCCAAATCACAGCATCCACAACAAGTGCTCGAACATCATGACCTTGCATGCGACGT
Protein-coding regions in this window:
- the LOC126589835 gene encoding uncharacterized protein LOC126589835 — protein: MGFWCHFFKVIFGGFPKINRLFLLSRRKETSYLQKFVLMFVGGTLGGYLFICEKVSAALPFLDLHTDPERTALGLHLDPEALNWCMENDINKAAVDGHCRMSLFHGNVLQPFEAKLIKFEPRSRGETFHSL